The following are encoded together in the Gloeomargarita sp. SKYB120 genome:
- a CDS encoding thiazole synthase: MVVAAAPAVDELWIGGKCFRSRLFTGTGRYRSVAEMQASVAASGCEMVTVAVRRVQDQAPGHIGLVEALDWSRLWLLPNTAGCRTAEEAIRIARLGREMAKVLGQEDNNFVKLEVIPDPKYLLPDPIGTLRAAEQLVKEGFTVLPYINADPVLARQLEEIGCATVMPLGSPIGSGQGLRNASNIAIIIEQAKVPVVIDAGIGTPSEAAQAMEMGAQAVLVNTAIAQAQDPPRMAAAMRLAVEAGRLAFLAGRIPVKSYATPSSPMTQRVE, encoded by the coding sequence ATGGTCGTTGCAGCAGCCCCAGCGGTGGATGAGCTGTGGATTGGGGGCAAGTGTTTCCGGTCGCGCTTATTCACGGGCACAGGGCGTTACCGGAGTGTGGCGGAAATGCAGGCGAGTGTGGCCGCCAGTGGTTGTGAGATGGTAACGGTGGCGGTGCGGCGCGTGCAGGACCAAGCCCCCGGTCACATCGGGCTAGTCGAGGCATTAGACTGGAGTCGGCTGTGGCTATTGCCCAATACAGCGGGGTGTCGCACTGCGGAAGAGGCGATTCGCATCGCACGCCTGGGACGGGAAATGGCCAAGGTACTTGGCCAGGAAGACAACAACTTTGTCAAGTTAGAGGTCATTCCCGACCCCAAGTACCTGTTGCCGGACCCGATTGGCACGTTACGGGCGGCGGAACAACTGGTGAAGGAGGGCTTTACCGTCTTGCCCTACATCAATGCCGACCCGGTGTTGGCCCGCCAGTTGGAGGAAATTGGTTGTGCCACAGTGATGCCCCTCGGGTCGCCGATTGGCTCGGGTCAAGGATTGCGCAACGCCAGTAACATCGCCATCATCATTGAGCAGGCGAAAGTGCCGGTGGTAATCGATGCGGGGATTGGGACTCCCAGTGAAGCGGCCCAGGCGATGGAAATGGGTGCGCAGGCGGTGCTGGTCAATACAGCCATTGCCCAGGCCCAGGACCCTCCCCGCATGGCGGCGGCGATGCGTTTAGCGGTGGAAGCAGGACGTTTGGCCTTTTTGGCGGGGCGCATTCCCGTCAAGTCCTACGCCACACCCAGCTCGCCCATGACCCAGCGGGTGGAGTGA
- the pstB gene encoding phosphate ABC transporter ATP-binding protein PstB, with protein sequence MGAETGAPGSDIILHAKVDAFYYGTFLALRNIDLPIKRNRITAFIGPSGCGKSTLLRCFNRLNDFIKGTRLEGQILFHGKNIYDPSVDPVALRRRIGMVFQKPNPFAKSIYENIAFGPRINGYKGDMDELVERALRQAALWDEVKDKLKKPGTALSGGQQQRLCIARAVAVQPEVILMDEPCSALDPISTRRIEDLMQELRDMYTIVIVTHNMQQASRVSDYTAFFNVEMKEGSRTGQLVEYDVTAKIFQQPSHEATQAYVGGRFG encoded by the coding sequence ATGGGGGCAGAAACAGGAGCACCAGGTAGTGACATTATTCTTCATGCCAAGGTGGATGCGTTCTACTACGGTACGTTCTTGGCGCTCCGCAACATTGACTTACCCATTAAGCGCAACCGGATCACGGCATTTATCGGCCCGTCGGGGTGCGGCAAGAGCACGTTGCTGCGGTGTTTCAACCGGCTGAATGACTTTATCAAGGGCACCCGTCTGGAGGGGCAAATTTTGTTCCATGGCAAGAATATTTACGACCCGTCGGTGGACCCAGTGGCCCTGCGGCGGCGGATCGGCATGGTGTTTCAAAAGCCCAACCCCTTTGCCAAGAGTATTTATGAAAACATTGCCTTTGGGCCGCGCATCAACGGCTACAAGGGGGACATGGACGAGCTAGTGGAACGGGCGTTGCGCCAGGCAGCCTTGTGGGACGAGGTGAAGGACAAGTTGAAGAAACCAGGGACGGCCCTCTCGGGCGGTCAGCAGCAGCGGTTGTGTATTGCGCGGGCGGTGGCGGTGCAGCCGGAAGTAATCTTGATGGACGAACCCTGCTCAGCGCTAGACCCTATTTCCACCCGGCGGATTGAAGACCTGATGCAGGAATTGCGAGACATGTACACCATTGTGATTGTGACCCACAACATGCAGCAGGCGTCGCGGGTGTCGGACTATACCGCCTTCTTCAACGTGGAGATGAAGGAGGGGAGTCGCACCGGTCAGTTGGTGGAATACGACGTGACGGCCAAAATCTTCCAGCAGCCCAGTCACGAAGCAACCCAAGCCTACGTCGGCGGGCGATTCGGCTAA
- a CDS encoding ParM/StbA family protein, whose product MTSRYIGPPTLLSVDLGRTAIKTCISSDPDEVLVIPANVAKLTLEQVRQGRFEGGDPLRDMWVEYQGRAYAIGHLAADFGAGLGVGQSKIEDALVKTFACIGYFELSGDLAISLGLPYLSQEQFDTEKRQLVAQLQAPHALAYRGRSFTVNVVKVWVMPEGYGSLVWCHKKEKETLDKEKAAGKKTESLINLHVAVIDIGHQTTDMLKVDKFHFARGTSRSEQFGMSQFYEQLAAQIKGADSEDLTLIEAVHRPEGQRFYRPRGEKPIDLDDILPRIRANFARELWERIRQWLPSQVTDVIITGGGGEFFWNDLAPLLREYGLTPHLAEPTRTANALGQYIYGQVQLSKDKGA is encoded by the coding sequence ATGACCAGTAGATATATCGGTCCCCCTACCCTGTTGAGTGTGGACCTGGGGCGCACCGCCATCAAGACCTGTATCAGCAGTGACCCGGATGAAGTATTAGTCATTCCCGCCAACGTTGCCAAACTTACCCTGGAGCAAGTCCGGCAGGGACGGTTTGAAGGGGGCGACCCGCTGCGGGACATGTGGGTAGAATACCAAGGGCGCGCTTACGCCATCGGCCATTTGGCGGCAGATTTTGGCGCAGGGTTAGGGGTTGGGCAATCCAAAATCGAGGACGCCCTGGTCAAAACCTTCGCCTGTATCGGGTATTTCGAGTTGAGCGGCGACCTAGCCATTTCCCTGGGGTTGCCCTACTTGTCGCAGGAGCAATTCGACACGGAAAAACGCCAACTGGTGGCCCAACTGCAAGCGCCCCACGCCCTGGCCTACCGCGGTCGTAGCTTTACCGTCAATGTGGTGAAGGTCTGGGTGATGCCAGAGGGCTATGGCAGCCTGGTCTGGTGTCACAAAAAAGAAAAAGAAACGCTGGACAAGGAAAAAGCCGCTGGGAAGAAGACCGAATCCCTGATCAACCTGCACGTGGCGGTGATTGACATTGGTCACCAGACAACGGACATGCTCAAGGTGGATAAATTTCATTTTGCGCGGGGCACTTCCCGCAGCGAGCAGTTCGGCATGAGCCAGTTTTACGAGCAACTGGCCGCTCAAATCAAAGGGGCAGACAGCGAAGATTTGACTCTGATCGAAGCCGTCCATCGTCCCGAGGGACAGCGGTTCTACCGGCCCCGGGGCGAAAAACCGATTGACCTAGACGACATTCTCCCCCGCATCCGGGCCAATTTCGCCAGGGAACTGTGGGAGCGCATCCGCCAGTGGTTGCCCAGCCAAGTGACCGATGTGATCATCACTGGCGGCGGCGGGGAGTTTTTCTGGAATGACCTCGCGCCTCTGCTGCGGGAATATGGTTTAACGCCCCACCTGGCTGAACCCACCCGTACAGCCAACGCTTTGGGACAATATATCTATGGGCAAGTGCAGTTGAGTAAAGATAAAGGGGCGTAG
- a CDS encoding ATP-binding protein: protein MSFDPIPVRPRQLTLSFPSTLYLSPVLDLLLADVPPELLPLVRLGLQEALVNAAKHGNNLDPRKTIRVHYEGRTDGWCWVIEDQGPGCPSDCDCRPEGPEWSWESGRGLYILHQVFDRVEWCDRRQRLQLTKHLSVTRR, encoded by the coding sequence TTGTCCTTTGACCCAATCCCTGTGCGTCCCCGGCAACTGACGTTGAGTTTTCCCTCCACGTTGTACCTCAGTCCGGTGTTGGATTTGCTGCTGGCCGATGTCCCGCCGGAACTGTTACCGCTCGTCCGCCTAGGCTTGCAGGAGGCGCTGGTCAACGCCGCCAAGCACGGGAATAACTTAGACCCCCGTAAGACCATCCGTGTGCATTACGAAGGCCGCACCGATGGGTGGTGTTGGGTCATAGAAGACCAGGGGCCGGGGTGCCCTAGCGATTGTGATTGCCGCCCAGAAGGGCCGGAGTGGTCCTGGGAATCGGGCCGGGGCTTGTATATCCTGCATCAGGTGTTTGACCGGGTGGAATGGTGCGACCGGCGACAACGCCTCCAGTTGACCAAGCACCTGTCGGTGACCCGCCGCTGA
- a CDS encoding cofactor assembly of complex C subunit B, whose product MVRPATTPPVDQAPVGDPPLKVRMRDWRWLPLVVGSLGALALLVNRSLTEVLTPAQTRADALGILLSAVLILTGLLWRQIQPKPAEAVELVGVHGFEMQPDLPTCIQQELAWLSHTLLTTTPTKTVVVYWDGQTLLRRGILGPQAQVQPGPILQRVLAQQKPVYLVDLKLYPGRVEFDYLPPNTQAVIVQPMAGRGVLVVGADRPRCYTRQEESWMAALADKLAVVLATQGAHS is encoded by the coding sequence ATGGTGCGACCGGCGACAACGCCTCCAGTTGACCAAGCACCTGTCGGTGACCCGCCGCTGAAAGTACGGATGCGGGATTGGCGCTGGTTGCCGTTGGTCGTCGGAAGCCTGGGAGCGCTGGCGTTGCTAGTCAATCGCAGTTTGACAGAAGTGCTTACCCCCGCCCAAACCCGCGCTGATGCCCTGGGTATTCTCCTGAGCGCTGTACTCATCCTCACCGGTCTCCTGTGGCGACAAATACAACCCAAACCAGCCGAAGCAGTTGAATTGGTGGGGGTCCATGGCTTTGAGATGCAACCGGATTTGCCGACGTGCATCCAACAGGAACTGGCCTGGTTATCCCACACCCTCCTCACCACAACGCCGACCAAAACGGTGGTGGTCTATTGGGATGGTCAAACCTTGTTGCGGCGGGGCATCTTGGGGCCGCAGGCGCAGGTGCAACCGGGGCCGATCCTGCAACGGGTCCTGGCGCAACAAAAACCGGTGTATCTGGTAGACTTGAAGCTCTATCCAGGGCGGGTGGAATTCGATTATTTGCCCCCGAATACCCAGGCGGTGATTGTGCAGCCAATGGCTGGCCGGGGGGTGCTGGTGGTGGGCGCAGACCGGCCCCGCTGTTACACGCGACAGGAAGAAAGCTGGATGGCGGCCTTGGCTGATAAACTGGCGGTGGTGCTGGCGACCCAGGGAGCACACTCATGA
- the argC gene encoding N-acetyl-gamma-glutamyl-phosphate reductase, producing MTETTKVPVAVVGASGYGGLQLVRLLLEHPHLELVYLGGDTSAGQEYADIYPHLGHRLHRVVEPVDVSVIARKAQVVFLSLPNGVAPKLVPDLLAAGCQVLDLSADYRFRDLQTYQTWYGIERSDKEVAAKAVYGLPELYRDALVDARLVGCPGCYPTASLLALAPLLRQGLVVWDSIVIDAKSGTSGGGRQAKTHLLLAEADQSVAAYGVARHRHRPEIEQVCADLAGQPVKVQFTPHLVPMVRGILATVYAQMRDPGLTTEDLLMIYQAFYRGKPWVRVLPPGVYPQTKWACGTNMCYIGLELDTHTDRVVVMSAIDNLIKGQAGQAVQCLNISRGWPETLGLPQLSFYP from the coding sequence GTGACGGAGACGACCAAGGTTCCGGTAGCGGTGGTGGGGGCATCCGGTTATGGCGGGTTACAGCTTGTGCGCCTGCTGCTGGAACATCCGCACCTGGAGTTGGTGTACCTGGGGGGCGATACGAGCGCGGGGCAAGAATACGCCGATATTTACCCGCACCTGGGTCACCGGTTGCATCGGGTCGTCGAGCCGGTGGATGTCTCTGTCATTGCCCGCAAGGCGCAGGTGGTGTTTCTTTCGCTGCCCAATGGCGTCGCTCCGAAACTGGTGCCGGATTTGCTGGCTGCCGGCTGTCAGGTGTTGGATTTATCCGCCGACTACCGGTTTCGGGATTTGCAAACCTATCAAACTTGGTACGGCATCGAACGCAGCGATAAGGAGGTCGCAGCCAAGGCGGTGTACGGCCTGCCGGAACTGTACCGGGACGCCCTGGTGGATGCCCGTTTGGTGGGATGTCCAGGCTGTTACCCGACGGCGAGTTTGCTGGCGTTGGCCCCGCTGCTGCGCCAGGGGTTGGTGGTGTGGGACAGTATTGTGATTGACGCGAAATCGGGAACGTCGGGGGGCGGGCGGCAGGCGAAGACTCACCTACTCCTGGCGGAAGCGGACCAGTCAGTGGCGGCTTATGGGGTGGCGCGGCATCGGCATCGTCCAGAAATTGAACAAGTCTGTGCGGATTTGGCGGGTCAGCCGGTGAAGGTGCAATTTACCCCCCATCTGGTGCCGATGGTACGGGGCATCCTGGCGACGGTTTATGCCCAGATGCGCGACCCAGGTCTGACTACGGAAGATTTGCTGATGATTTACCAGGCGTTTTACCGAGGGAAACCGTGGGTGCGGGTGCTGCCGCCGGGGGTGTATCCCCAAACCAAATGGGCTTGCGGAACCAACATGTGCTACATCGGGCTGGAGTTGGACACCCATACCGACCGGGTGGTGGTGATGAGCGCCATTGACAACCTGATTAAGGGTCAGGCAGGACAAGCAGTACAATGTCTAAATATCAGTCGGGGTTGGCCGGAAACGCTCGGACTGCCCCAGTTGAGTTTCTACCCCTGA
- a CDS encoding glycosyltransferase family 39 protein — protein sequence MPLVRWRAWLPYVTLLALVLPLLVWRGPEQSFLPYDEGLYVWRARGMLVSGDWLVPRSWDAVHYHKPPGFYWVLATVFQLAGLSEWTARLPSLLASVVTTLTLYDLGKRLVAPAAAWWGALLLNLHFLWFSYSRQATPDVLTVMLGVVGVWALVQAEESPKQANRWRLGAGVCLGLGLILRSAMGLIPLFALLPYLWLERKRHRHWGNPWLWAGVGLGAAPMLIWLALVTVKDGWQPLQALVGFVGRAVVRTRQGNGPLYYLWNLPVQGFPWPLLALVGLPAIPAARRSLLVGYPLVGLVGLSAISTRLPHYSLALLPWLSLWAGLGLVRTGWMFAGIAKRRWVAQTWAYGLGVLGGTLVLLTTVLYPRLVAQAPEEVTLYRWPALALGVSWALLPVCWLVRYRWRQVWPGVRVWFLLTVAGPWLTLALLGGMGLVGNYRPEVKAFLQQEPVATVLAQERVHFVRQGEGDEAQILLSIYTPHLGRWYPEAAALPPGDWAWVQPGLTLQPRRRYRVVAVYEGWRLVQARANR from the coding sequence ATGCCCCTGGTGCGCTGGCGTGCTTGGCTACCCTACGTAACGTTGTTGGCGCTGGTCTTGCCGTTACTGGTCTGGCGCGGGCCGGAGCAGAGTTTTTTGCCCTACGACGAGGGGTTGTACGTCTGGCGGGCGCGGGGGATGCTTGTATCGGGAGACTGGCTGGTGCCGCGCTCCTGGGATGCGGTGCATTACCACAAACCGCCGGGGTTTTACTGGGTGCTGGCAACGGTTTTTCAACTGGCGGGGCTGAGTGAATGGACGGCGCGGCTGCCATCTCTACTGGCCAGTGTGGTGACGACGTTGACGCTGTACGACCTGGGGAAACGGTTGGTGGCGCCGGCGGCAGCCTGGTGGGGGGCGTTGTTGCTCAATCTGCACTTCCTGTGGTTTTCCTACAGTCGGCAGGCGACACCGGATGTGCTCACGGTGATGCTAGGGGTCGTCGGTGTGTGGGCATTGGTGCAGGCGGAAGAATCCCCCAAGCAGGCGAATCGCTGGCGACTGGGAGCGGGGGTGTGTCTGGGATTGGGATTGATCCTGCGCAGTGCGATGGGATTGATTCCCTTGTTCGCGCTGCTGCCTTACCTGTGGTTGGAACGGAAACGGCACAGGCATTGGGGCAATCCTTGGCTGTGGGCCGGGGTGGGACTAGGCGCAGCGCCGATGCTCATCTGGCTGGCTCTGGTTACCGTCAAAGATGGCTGGCAACCCCTACAGGCGTTAGTGGGATTCGTGGGACGGGCGGTGGTACGGACGCGCCAGGGGAACGGGCCGCTATATTACCTGTGGAATCTACCGGTGCAGGGGTTCCCGTGGCCGTTGCTAGCGCTGGTGGGGCTGCCGGCGATTCCCGCTGCTAGACGCAGTTTACTGGTGGGGTATCCGCTGGTGGGGTTGGTGGGCTTGAGCGCCATTTCCACACGGTTGCCCCACTACAGTCTGGCGTTGTTGCCCTGGCTGTCGCTGTGGGCGGGGCTGGGGCTGGTACGCACCGGTTGGATGTTTGCCGGCATTGCCAAACGTCGTTGGGTGGCGCAGACATGGGCCTATGGGCTGGGTGTGCTGGGTGGGACGCTGGTGCTGTTGACCACCGTGCTGTACCCCCGTTTGGTGGCGCAGGCGCCGGAGGAGGTCACACTCTACCGCTGGCCGGCGTTGGCGTTGGGGGTGAGCTGGGCGCTACTGCCGGTGTGCTGGTTGGTTCGGTATCGCTGGCGCCAGGTGTGGCCGGGGGTGCGGGTGTGGTTCCTGTTGACAGTGGCGGGGCCGTGGTTGACGCTGGCGCTCTTGGGCGGCATGGGACTGGTGGGGAACTACCGCCCTGAGGTGAAGGCGTTCTTGCAACAGGAACCGGTAGCAACGGTCTTGGCTCAGGAGCGGGTTCATTTCGTACGGCAAGGGGAAGGGGATGAGGCGCAAATTTTGCTGAGCATTTACACGCCCCATCTGGGCCGGTGGTATCCGGAAGCGGCGGCGCTCCCCCCGGGAGACTGGGCCTGGGTGCAACCGGGATTGACGCTGCAACCACGCCGGCGTTATCGGGTGGTGGCGGTGTACGAGGGCTGGCGACTGGTGCAGGCGCGGGCCAATAGATAG
- the asnB gene encoding asparagine synthase (glutamine-hydrolyzing) gives MCGIAGLWLHKQAATLGLAVRQMTATLAHRGPDGEGVWVDETAQLGLGHRRLAILDLSPQGAQPMQSAAGNVLVLNGEIYNYRELRRELTAQGDRFQSQTDTEVLLAGLERWGIETCLQKCRGMFAFAFWHAQERCLYLARDRMGEKPLYYGWTATGFVFASELKALRCSPGWRGELHRPALDVFLRYGYIPSPYSIYQDIYKLPPGTWLRLENPHHRPEPQPYWSLVNVVAPSQEPWRLSPAATVQVLDELLTQVVGEQMVADVPLGAFLSGGIDSSLIVALMQKQSPQPVKTFTIGFTEVAYNEAPWAKRVAQHLGTDHTELITTPALAMAVIPKLPQIYDEPFADNSQIPTFLVAELTRQSVTVSLSGDGGDELFGGYRQYVYARRIWRSLGWLPPKIRQSLAQALQRLPVERLNHRLRTPYYSLADNVARLVAALGESHPTKLYRHLMARWLASPLIPTTEPLPTTVFEQLAEQFPASWGVIPLLMLTDALMELPDDILVKVDRATMAVGLESRAPYLDPQVVALAGRLPLPYKVRGNQTKWILRQVLYRYVPPRLLERPKQGFVLPLGEWLRTPPLRDWAEELLRPQRLHQQGYWDVPAIQQKWQEHLAGVANWQALLWPVLMVQAWLSSPAHQS, from the coding sequence ATGTGTGGCATTGCCGGGTTGTGGTTGCATAAACAAGCGGCGACTCTTGGGCTGGCTGTACGCCAGATGACCGCAACGCTCGCCCATCGTGGGCCGGACGGGGAGGGCGTGTGGGTGGATGAGACGGCGCAATTGGGCTTGGGACACCGACGTTTGGCCATCCTGGACTTGTCGCCACAGGGAGCGCAACCCATGCAGTCAGCGGCGGGCAATGTGCTGGTTTTGAACGGGGAAATTTACAACTACCGGGAATTACGCCGGGAATTGACCGCCCAGGGCGACCGGTTCCAGAGCCAGACCGATACGGAAGTGTTGCTAGCAGGGCTGGAGCGGTGGGGGATCGAGACCTGTTTGCAAAAATGCCGGGGAATGTTCGCGTTTGCTTTTTGGCACGCCCAGGAACGCTGCCTGTACCTGGCGCGGGACCGGATGGGAGAAAAACCGCTTTACTACGGGTGGACGGCAACGGGCTTTGTTTTTGCATCGGAATTAAAAGCGCTGCGGTGTAGTCCAGGTTGGCGAGGGGAACTGCACCGGCCAGCGCTGGATGTGTTTTTGCGCTATGGCTACATTCCCAGCCCCTACAGCATTTACCAGGACATTTACAAGTTGCCGCCGGGCACCTGGTTGCGCCTGGAGAACCCCCACCATCGCCCGGAACCCCAACCCTACTGGTCGCTGGTGAATGTAGTCGCTCCTAGCCAGGAACCCTGGCGTCTCTCACCGGCGGCTACCGTGCAGGTCTTGGATGAATTGCTCACGCAGGTGGTGGGGGAACAAATGGTGGCGGATGTACCGCTGGGGGCGTTTTTGTCGGGGGGGATTGACTCATCGCTAATTGTCGCCCTAATGCAAAAGCAGTCGCCCCAGCCGGTCAAAACCTTTACGATTGGGTTTACCGAAGTGGCCTACAACGAAGCGCCCTGGGCCAAACGGGTGGCGCAGCACCTGGGTACGGACCACACCGAGTTAATCACCACGCCCGCGTTGGCGATGGCGGTCATTCCCAAACTGCCCCAGATTTATGACGAGCCGTTTGCCGACAATTCCCAAATCCCCACTTTTTTGGTCGCCGAACTGACGCGCCAATCCGTGACGGTGAGCTTGTCGGGCGATGGGGGCGATGAATTGTTTGGGGGTTACCGCCAGTATGTTTATGCGCGCCGGATTTGGCGGTCGCTGGGTTGGTTGCCCCCCAAGATACGCCAATCCTTGGCTCAGGCGTTGCAACGGCTGCCAGTGGAGCGGCTCAATCACCGCCTGCGCACCCCTTACTATTCCTTAGCGGACAATGTAGCTCGCCTGGTCGCCGCGCTGGGGGAATCCCATCCAACCAAGCTCTACCGGCACCTAATGGCCCGCTGGCTGGCATCGCCCTTGATCCCCACCACTGAACCCCTGCCCACCACGGTTTTTGAGCAACTGGCTGAACAGTTTCCTGCATCGTGGGGTGTGATTCCCCTGCTGATGCTGACCGATGCGCTCATGGAGTTGCCCGACGACATCTTGGTCAAGGTGGACCGGGCCACGATGGCGGTGGGGTTAGAATCCCGAGCGCCCTATCTCGACCCCCAGGTGGTGGCGCTGGCTGGGCGATTGCCGCTGCCCTACAAGGTGCGGGGGAACCAAACCAAGTGGATACTGCGCCAGGTGCTCTATCGTTACGTCCCGCCCCGACTGCTCGAGCGCCCGAAACAAGGGTTTGTCCTGCCGCTGGGGGAATGGCTACGCACGCCGCCGTTGCGGGATTGGGCCGAAGAGCTATTGCGTCCCCAGCGATTACACCAGCAGGGGTACTGGGATGTTCCCGCGATTCAACAAAAGTGGCAGGAGCACCTAGCGGGAGTAGCCAATTGGCAAGCGCTGTTGTGGCCGGTGCTGATGGTGCAGGCGTGGCTCAGTTCGCCGGCGCACCAAAGCTGA